A window of Castanea sativa cultivar Marrone di Chiusa Pesio chromosome 1, ASM4071231v1 contains these coding sequences:
- the LOC142606247 gene encoding uncharacterized protein LOC142606247, which produces MGAVSSTLHLKVKYPTQERVGELQLKGLTVGQQVGMLGELTKELEKVVIGLDQKHYFQVGSQLPPLKKEELVKFLEADIDVFAWSTYDVPRIDPGFICHQLNVNPKEKTAFRAPNGNYHYRVMPFGLKNKGFTYQNMVTRMFESQFGRNMELLLQALLRKSDYTGRIAKWGTVLGAYDVKYIPRTAIKWQILADFMAEFTEGTIEKEERALEAMATLAVIVPPWKIYIDEASNRKGVRVGIVLITSEKMIMERSLRLGFLATNNEAEYEALLVGVAMVRQLFKDVVELYSDSRLVVGQVNGEFEARDEMMQGYLAKVQHAWAQFKGFVLKQIPRGQNSHVVSLAMLATSLGSSLPRVVAVEDMDSSNLMSGLLPEDKGEAKKVCRSAPRYWLSEEQKLYRNSHSGPYLLCVHPEAVEPLLEELHEGICGSHTGGGSLVHRALTQGYWWPGIPKTSQDYVKKYEQCQREQLFTPRHLDVAEERREVVTVKMTYYRQKHKQGYDKGVKSRPLAAGDLVLRKVVETAKNLAWVGKGHIGSLPLLALGLIT; this is translated from the exons ATGGGTGCTGTGTCCTCAACCTTACATCTGAAGGTTAAGTATCCTACTCAGGAGAGGGTGGGAGAATTG CAATTAAAGGGCCTTACGGTGGGGCAGCAAGTTGGGATGTTAGGAGAGCTAACCAAGGAGCTGGAGAAAGTGGTAATAGGACTGGATCAGAAGCATTATTTCCAAGTGGGATCTCAGTTACCACCATTGAAAAAGGAAGAGTTGGTGAAATTTCTAGAGGCCGACattgatgtctttgcatggagtacTTATGATGTTCCAAGGATTGACCCTGGATTTATATGTCACCAACTGAATGTTAATCCCAAG gagaagacggcCTTTCGCGCTCCTAATGGGAACTACCATTATCGggtgatgccctttggcctTAAGAATAAAGGATTCACGTATCAGAATATGGTGACACGAATGTTTGAGTCACAGTTTGGTAGGAATATGGAG CTCCTTTTACAAGCTCTTTTGAGGAAATCAGACTATACGGGCAGGATtgctaaatggggaactgtGCTCGGAGCCTATGATGTCAAGTACATACCTCGGACTGCCATAAAATGGCAAATCCTAGCCGATTTCATGGCGGAATTCACCGAGGGTAcaatagaaaaggaagaaagagcaTTGGAGGCAATGGCCACATTGGCTGTCATTGTCCCCCCTTGGAAGATCTATATAGATGAAGCCTCTAACCGAAAGGGAGTAAGGGTAGGAATTGTGTTAATCACTTCTGAGAAGATGATAATGGAGAGGTCGTTACGACTGGGTTTCCTAGCTACtaacaacgaggccgagtacgaagcttTGTTAGTAGGAGTAGCTATGGTCAGGCAATTATTTAAAGATGTAGTGGAATTGTATTCTGATTCTAGGTTGGTGGTGGGCCAGGTTAATGGAGAGTTTGAAGCTCGGGATGAGATGATGCAGGGATACCTTGCTAAAGTACAACATGCTTGGGCTCAGTTTAAGGGTTTTGTTTTGAAACAAATCCCTAGGGGGCAAAACTCTCATGTAGTTTCTTTGGCAATGCTAGCAACTTCTCTGGGGTCAAGTCTTCCTAGGGTTGTTGCTGTTGAGGATATGGATAGTTCAAATCTCATGAGT GGGTTATTGCCTGAGGACAAGGGTGAGGCAAAGAAGGTGTGTAGAAGCGCTCCTCGCTATTGGCTATCTGAAGAACAAAAGTTGTATAGGAATTCTCAttcaggaccatatttgttgtgtgtacacccagAGGCAGTGGAGCCTTTgttggaagagttacatgaaggcatatgtggaagtcatacagggGGTGGGTCGTTGGTGCATAGGGCCCTCACCCAGGGATACTGGTGGCCTGGCATTCCAAAAACCTCCCAGGATTATGTGAAGAAATATGAACAATGTCAGAG AGAACAACTGTTCACTCCTAGACATTTGGATGTGGCCGAGGAAAGAAGAGAGGTGGTAACGGTAAAGATGACATATTATCGGCAGAAACATAAACAAGGGTATGACAAGGGGGTAAAGTCTAGACCATTAGCTGCAGGGGACCTGGTCTTAAGGAAAGTGGTAGAGACAGCAAAGAACCTTGCTTGGGTTGGGAAAGGTCATATAGGATCACTTCCGTTGCTGGCATTGGGGCTTATTACTTAG